Proteins encoded in a region of the Elaeis guineensis isolate ETL-2024a chromosome 7, EG11, whole genome shotgun sequence genome:
- the LOC140859432 gene encoding LOW QUALITY PROTEIN: serine/threonine-protein kinase-like protein At3g51990 (The sequence of the model RefSeq protein was modified relative to this genomic sequence to represent the inferred CDS: inserted 7 bases in 6 codons): MGYLSCRAESSIITCRSISXLNPTPTHKTQRKSKDKHKEDGGDDADDGPSSIPGPRIHHFTYRELESATGHFSDTALLGRGSHGAVYKAVLPGGRPVAVKRPSRRPLTPSRDEVENEIQILSSLRGPRLVNLIGFTPSPSAAAVSRRERLLVVEFMPNGTLYDLLHSNPRPPGWARRLQLALQTAKASXRLHSADPPVIHRDVKSANVLIDRRFNARLGDFGLASVTTPPPLLRRPCHPPAGTLGYLDPSYVTPENLSTKTDVFSFGIXLLEIMSGRKAIDVAHSPPSVVEWAVPXLRKGKILALYDPRIXPPKDPAGRRQLASVAASCVRSCKEKRPPMQEVVEQLKVLSKTVPLRAWNGLSVGXPCSVVDTERTILKLNPNSLNLDRNLSSVSRWAKDDEQDAEEEEMPAGVKKLPSIVKESRPSRNARRVFSDASTRGTRNLMELMARTNGEPISGVLVGGSGSQRSIIGRARTVHVAREFYDRDAMLRLRRNQSMRGVPLEAFSRLDGLEKLEGKVCGRAGDPIRSESGWSKTN; this comes from the exons ATGGGCTACCTTTCgtgccgggcggagtcctccataATCACCTGCCGTTCCATCT TCCTCAACCCAACGCCCACCCACAAGACCCAAAGGAAGTCCAAAGACAAACATAAAGAAGACGGCGGCGACGACGCCGACGATGGACCGTCCTCCATCCCCGGCCCGCGCATCCACCATTTCACCTACCGCGAGCTGGAGTCCGCCACCGGCCACTTCTCCGACACCGCCCTCCTCGGCCGCGGCAGCCACGGCGCCGTCTATAAGGCCGTTCTCCCCGGTGGCCGCCCAGTCGCCGTCAAACGCCCCTCCCGCCGCCCGCTGACCCCCTCCCGCGACGAGGTCGAGAACGAGATCCAGATCCTCTCCTCACTCCGCGGCCCCCGCCTCGTTAACCTCATCGGCTTCACCCCCTCCCCCTCCGCGGCCGCCGTGAGCCGCCGGGAGCGCCTCTTGGTGGTGGAGTTCATGCCCAATGGGACTCTGTATGATCTCCTCCACTCTAATCCCCGGCCGCCGGGGTGGGCGCGGCGCCTCCAGCTTGCCCTCCAGACCGCCAAGGCCTC TCGCCTTCACTCCGCCGATCCCCCCGTCATCCATCGTGACGTCAAGTCCGCCAACGTCCTTATCGACCGCCGCTTCAATGCCCGCCTCGGCGACTTCGGCCTCGCCTCCGTGACGACTCCGCCGCCTCTTCTCCGCCGCCCGTGCCACCCCCCGGCGGGGACCCTCGGCTACCTCGACCCCTCCTACGTCACCCCGGAGAACCTCAGCACCAAGACCGACGTTTTCAGCTTCGGCA CTCTCCTCGAGATCATGAGCGGCCGCAAGGCCATCGACGTCGCCCACTCGCCGCCGTCCGTCGTCGAATGGGCGGTGC CTTTGAGAAAAGGCAAGATCTTGGCGCTCTACGACCCGAGAA GCCCCCCGAAGGATCCGGCGGGGCGGCGGCAGCTCGCATCAGTCGCAGCCAGCTGCGTCAGGTCGTGCAAGGAGAAGCGGCCGCCGATGCAGGAGGTGGTGGAGCAGCTCAAGGTCCTCAGCAAGACGGTGCCTTTGAGAGCCTGGAACGGGCTTTCGGTTG ATCCTTGCTCGGTGGTCGATACTGAGAGGACGATCTtgaagctgaatccgaatagCCTGAATTTGGATCGGAATTTGAGTTCGGTGTCGAGATGGGCTAAAGATGATGAGCAGGATGCCGAAGAAGAAGAGATGCCTGCTGGTGTCAAGAAGCTGCCTTCTATAGTAAAAGAATCTCGTCcttcgaggaatgcaagaagggTGTTCTCGGATGCGAGCACCAGGGGAACCAGGAATCTGATGGAGCTCATGGCTCGGACTAATGGTGAACCTATCAGTGGAGTGCTGGTGGGTGGGAGTGGTAGCCAAAGATCTATCATCGGCAGAGCAAGGACGGTGCATGTTGCCCGCGAATTTTATGATAGAGATGCAATGCTGCGGTTGCGCAGGAACCAAAGCATGAGGGGAGTCCCATTGGAAGCATTTTCGAGATTGGATGGCTTGGAGAAATTGGAAGGAAAAGTTTGTGGTCGAGCAGGAGATCCAATTCGATCCGAGTCTGGTTGGTCAAAAACCAATTGA
- the LOC105049135 gene encoding uncharacterized protein → MTQKENLFKGQKKKTIPPNRHGKASHTRKGKRFVKPSKVTKDIEADRELSKFINHCNEIKAASVASKDGGQLSILKPNADPSNSSEK, encoded by the exons ATGACGCAGAAGGAGAACCTCTTCAAGGGGCAGAAGAAGAAAACCATCCCTCCCAATCGCCACGGCAAAGCCTCTCACACTCGTAAag GGAAAAGGTTCGTGAAGCCGTCCAAGGTCACCAAAGACATCGAGGCCGATAGA GAACTGAGCAAGTTCATAAACCACTGCAATGAGATCAAAGCTGCATCTGTTGCCAGCAAAGATGGTGGTCAACTTAGTATTTTAAAGCCCAACGCAGATCCATCAAATTCATCAGAGAAATAA